gtgcaaaggATTGATAAAGACCACAcaatttagcacaagataaaccataaaatagtggtttatcatgaTCCCACTGATCGTCGTTCTACTACTGGTTATTGTTTGTTTCTTGACTACTCTCTTATCTCTTGGTGAGCTAAGAAGCAAAGATTCACTACTCGATCAAGCACAGAAGTTGAATACCGTGCTTTCGCTGACACCACTGCTGAAGTTATCTTGATTCATTGGCTTCTCGAAGACTTGGGTGCTTCTCAATCATCCccaattgatattttttatgacAACCACAGTGCTATTCAGATTGCCCATAATGATGTGTTTATGAATGCACCAAACACATTGAAAATGATTGTCACTTTGTTCGGCAACGTATCCTTATTGGTGCTGTTCGTCTCGTCGCTGTTGGAACACTAGATCAAACTGCTGATATCTTTACGAAGGCTCATCATCCGACTCGTTTCCGGACTCCATTATCCAAATTCAAGATGGTATCCTTAACTCCCACTTGAGTTTGAAGGGGGATGTTAAGAgaattattaaaatcaaattagatcaattagtatcatttgtatttatatagcatatctgtgtattaattgtaggattctatacttttattactttgattctACTAGCAACTATATATATCTCTTGTACATTATACTTTTTCTCAACCTGAATAATACACTATTTCAGATTACTCTCTTATTCCTAACAATATTTATTTGGCCATGCTTTTTTATTATGCTCTCAACAAAAATGTGTATTAGTTATTGTATCTTctctttatatttattatatttttcttttttactttgaacaattttatccaatgaaattagatcaGATTTAGTTAATTTTGAGTTTTAATTTGAGCTTAATTCTTTGGATTGACTGGGCTACTAAACTTTTGGAAGAATCAATCCGATCCAGTCTTTTAATTagaaataacaaaattaaattaaattaaaacaaaaagcAGTGTAAGgagatttagaaataaaatatctattatatatttctaattttacaacaaaaatataccacatattatttttttattgtaattggAATTAAATCATTCtctccaaaattaaaaaattctccTCTTCTCCttattaattttacaattaaaatatatacCACATGTTATTTTCTCATTataattgaaatcaaatcttttcttttaaaattaaagaattacCATCTCCTCtttactaattttacaattaaaatgtgccacatgtcactttctcattgtaattggaatcaaatcttttcctccaaaattaaaaaatgctCCTCtccttactaattttacaattaaaatatgcCACATGTCACTCTCTCATTAGAATTGAAACTAAATCCTTTCCTCCAAATTAAAGAAGATGAGTGTTAAGGGATAGCaacttttgtgatttgtagctatcaaatagccatcaatgatgtttttaatggtgtgagatttcatccgaTCCAATGGGGTAGgattactcatttttctttcgCTGGTTACATCCTggccaaaatttaataaagttaCTAGACCCTAGGCTTTTCCATTAAAGAATTCTTCCCTCCTCCTTACTAATTCTACAACCAAAATGTGCCACATGTCACTCTTTCATTgcaattgaaatcaaatcttttcctcTAAAATTAAAGATTTCTCCCCTCCTCCTTCTTCCTTTCTCTATTTCTCTCATTCCTTCAATCAatctatctattttatatatcattatcaatgtCAATAACTAATTACTAATTTGATAATCAAAGTGTGCAACATGACATTCTTTAATtgtgttaaaattaaaattgaaatattaaaattgaaattgaaatatacatgtattatgtattatatattactatctaATTTAACGATCAAATGTGTCACATCTCACATGATactcttttattaaaattgagagaaaatattttttttcaaaattaataaactccctTCCTAAATTCTCTTATCTATCTCTCTCTATTTTTCTGTTTCTCTCTACTATTTTTACTCATatataatttatgttttatattagtaatttgataaatcaaaatatgtcatctgatatttttttacaattaaaataaaaaattttcttttaaaattaacaaactctcactctcactcgcattttcatctttatctttctctctcttttctctcattctctattttttctatctttctcttctaaaaaaacaaaattaacaaaataatataatttaaataaaaaatattattattgttattatatacataattttttagttttttatttagttttatattttcactacttatcttttttatttatattttttatttttcttctttcaaatatttattacatatcatttgaagaaaatattataattaaaagttagaatcaagattcaattgttttaaaaaaattaattttaagttaattttataactatcagtataattttttatggtaatatctaattatatttttatatacatagagagaaaaaatattatttttaaatagtaaatataaaaattaattatttctatttctgCAACAAATTTAACAGTTAACAcctaattaaatgtaaaagtatacacattaaattgttttaaattttagataacaaatgttaaaattaattattaataaaaaattagacttttttatataaaaataataactaaaaatcttattatttgattttttatctaCAGATATCTTGGTCTTTTTAGCTAGAGACTTTTATCAACTTACGACTTtttttgtaaaagtagtttgattttataaatcttttgtgcTCTGCATAATCTATATTGTCAGAACAAAATAGattgtaattttaaaaaaattatatttccataatattattatgGGTAAAAATACTAGTTCAAATACTATATGTGGAACAAAAACAGGGAGTAGATACATATTCAAGCAAATAATAACGATTTAATTCAACAAAAAGTTAAAGAAACAATATATACACACACTGTGGGTAGGTTAAGTAGGATCAACTGGGTACAGAGTCAGTGCATCTAAGGGTTCAGCTTGAAAGGTTTTTGAAGAGGTTTTGTGAAGAttacaagaaaacaaaaaaggaaatGATAGATCAGGAACTAGTAATAGAGAACAGGGAAGTAGTGATATACATGAATTGAATATATGAGCTATTAGATGTAAATTTGCTAGTAACAGAATGAACCATGCACTACCTATATATAGCAATAGTACAGAGACTTGGTCAATAAGTTAACCAACTACTAACCACAAATAGTTAAACAATCATATCTACCTAACTCTCATCAGCTAATAGTGGTTTATCTAAAAGAATTGTCTTCTTTACTTTTACTCTCCTTAACACCCCTCTTCAAAATAGAAGAGTGCGTTAGCTCAACTCGAAGTTTGCTTCTAAGTCTCTCAAATGATGTAAAATACGAAGGTTTAGTAAATATGTATGCAATTTGATCAACTCCAGGTATATGTACAATATGTAGAGCTTGATTATTCAGCTTGTTTCTGATCAATTGCACTTCAAACTGAAAATGTTTAGTCGTGTAATGTAGAATACGATTAGCCATTAACAACATTGTACTCATGTCATAAAATATAGTTGGTGCTGTGTTTGTAGGAATTTTCAGCTCTCCAAGCAAGTTCTTCAACCAGACAAGCTCAGCTTCACATGATGTAAGGCTCCTAAATTCTGTCTCTATGAAAGCTAGTAGCTTATATTAGTAGCTTGTTTTCTACAAGATTAAGAGATAAGATTAGACCCAAGGTATAAACAAAAGCCTGAAACTGAAACTGACCTTCTATCTCGAGATTCATTGCCCAATCTGAATCAGAGAAGGCAAACAATCTGGTGATCTCATATTTGTGAAGCTGCAACCCATACTCTTTTGTCCCTTGAAGATAGCTCAACACCTTTTCAATAGCCTTCTAGTGAATAATAAGGGACAATGTATGAATTGACTTCCCTTGCTCACTGCAAAGGATAATTTAGGGCGATTGATAGTGAAGTACTGTAATGATCCAACCGCAGTCCTATAGAACTTTGGATCTTCGGATTTTTTAAACCTTTAGACATCAAATAAAGAGAAGAAATCATAGGAGTAGGCTTTGGACTTGTCCTCCCATACCAATTATGGATAACAGAATAATATATTTAGTTTGTGATAAATGAAATTGTCCTGAACCATTCATTTGTATCccaatttttagaaaataattgGTGTTTGATGAATCAACTAAGATGTGTTGATGGTAAGAGTATTAATGTAAGATCAGAGAAACTGAATGAATTAAACTTGATTGAATTCATTACAGCATATACAACGAGAGAAACTATTTATATATAGAACTGAACTAGTTAAGTCTAGTTTAATTTGCTAATTTGCTGTGCATGTGACTTGATtcttattttgttaaaaaatgatTACTTAATTTTAATCAAGGCTTAGGTTTTTGTCAAATGTTGCTGCTGCCAATTAAAGTTTTTTGGCCGCCGGGTGCCACAACCAATAAATGAATTGAAGTTTAAATGAAGAATGTATAATTAGTTGGAAAAATAACCTTTGAATAATTTGATTAttgttaaatatttaaatatggCTGCTGCTGAAGTGCTGATTAAAGTTTTTAGGCGGGTGCAACTAACCATGCAATAAATGAAgttgaaaattatgaatttttAGTTGGAACCTTTGAATGATTCGTGAAACTTGCTAGCACTTAAATTTAACATTGTAATTTTAtttggtattttttaattttcaattcagTCTCTTTCTCAAATTTGACATAGCTACTCATCAATTTGGTAACCTCTGAATTactatttataatttaatgatattattatataatattaaattattaatttataatatccTCAATATATCCAATAGATTATCTTTAAATAGAGGTCCCTCTACTGTTTTACCCACACAGAAACAGATGGCGAATCAAGAAGTGGGAAAGAAGGTGCGAATGGCATTGACTCCACCACCTCATGATGCAACAACAAATCCGTTTCTACTAATAAGATCTATCAGCAGCAGCAATAATGCCATGCTCtctaaagaagaagaagaagagaaggagaatAATAATGGGGAGCCACATACCAATAATTTGTGTGCCGTGATTAATCACTATATCCACACTCTCAATCACTTTAACTTGCGAAACTTGGGTACCCGCCTTttcattcttattttaattttggataatatattttttatctatacAATTTGTCAACTACTACAACTACTGCAGGCTACCCCCTTAATCAGAATTTCAACTACGATGCATTGGCACCATTGCTACGATTTCACCTGAACAATGCGGGTGATCCATTTTTAGGAAGCACCGTGTGCCTAAATTCAACATCATTTGAAGTTAGTGTGCTTGATTGGTTTGCAAATTTGTGGGAGATACAAAACAACAAGTACTGGGGATACGTCACCACTGGTGGAACTGAAAGCAATCTTCACGCCATTTTATTAGGGTCAGTCTTATACATATATATGCTACAATCTACTATGCTTATCGTTGTGGTGTCTAAAAAACTTTAGTAATGTTTAAAAAGTATTGCTAAAATTAAtgtcatattttttatagttaagtaaaatttttatttttattttttaaattaaaaacgttTTTAATTATATAGCCCTATATTCATAAACAccataattaatatatatatatatatatatttgaggGCAAACAGTTTTAACCAAAAACCTAATTATTTTTAGTCCAATactttaatattatatttttagttaatacttttaaatattattagtcgCTCTATAGCATTGCTTTATATAAAGTTGCAGTAATCATCTTTTCTTCtaaaccaatttaatttattctaactttactcttttaacacacaaaaatattatatacacaaaaaattaattatcaaatcagtatctatatatttttattacatattttatattttaatattattttatacaaataacctgattaaattttatttgtgtATTCACAAAACATCAAccatcatatcttttatatatatatatatatatatatatatatatatatatatatatacttttaatataaattttatattgtaatatgcattttatataaataaattgacTAATTTTTAGTATACACATAATTGAATAACTTAATTGATAAAACTGATTGAACTTGAGAAAGGAGTTGAATTAAGTTGGCTAAAAATAAATATTGCAAGTTCTGTTTTTATGAAAGTTAATTTTATAGGAGATTTTTTCGTTTTGTCTCatactcaaaaaaaaaaaacggtgaaaggaaaaagagaaagagaccAGCATGCATGTATCTTGGTTCGGATTCTAAGTGCCATGAATCCTACGTTCAGTCTCCACCATAATCATTGTGGaattttcactataatcaattgATTACAATAACCAATACTATTGAATTACAACCTAATTTAACTAGTATCTACCACTAAGCTTTCTTCACCAAAGTTCAACTTTCCAAGTGCAGTCTCAATTTGGAAGGAGAACATAAAAAGATTCAAACTCACCAAATGCTATCCTAACTTGGCAAGAGAAACTAGTCCTAGTTCAACAACCCAAATACACAAATTTTAGTGGCTCTTTCATGCATCTCTCTTGCCTTTTTCCTCATGGCTTTTTCATTCACATATACAGCCTTTTCTTAATACAAAAGATGACACAAGACAATTATAATAAAGAAAATCAGAAATAAAGCACtagtagaagaaaaaaatttggcTCGATTGAGAGGATATAATGCTTTgagttttctcttttttttcttacttTCAAATGTTGAGACGAGACTTCTTATGGAATTAGCTTGCTCTTTCAGTTTGCTCTCCATTGCCTCTTCCAATCCCTCATACCATCAACCCGTTGAAGTTCTCTTTGAGAGCATGTAGTATTTTTTTCAGCTTGTTCCACTAATTCTACTGGTTGAGAAGCCATTCCGACCACCATCTCTAGTGTCCTTCCATTTACTTTCTTCCTTGGCATGCATTTCTTTCTCCCTTTACTTCATTATTTTTGCTGTCCGAGGAGCTATTTTACTGTTTTTGCTTTTGTGTAAGTTTATGTTTTGCTCTTCCATATTCTAAATATTGCTTTTACTGATGTCTTTATGTCCTTATTACTTTGCTAGAGTCACACCTGTCTTTGTCCTTACTGTGTTGTTGCTTCCTTTTTGTTCTAACTGTTCTCCTTTTTTTATGACAAAGACAAACATCCATTTTTTACTTTGTAAATGTATATCCTTCTATTTTTGTCGAACAGTGCTTTGTTAAGTGCATTGAATTTGTGCATTTACTTGacacattaaaaaaatatacaagcAGCATTGTTTGAGAGTGAAATGAGTAATGGACTTGCATCATTCAAATACACATTAAATCATAATtaaacttttaagttttaacccAATTAATATTTGTCATCCTATATTAGTCCAAAACCAAACTTAATTCAGCATTAATAAAATCTCATTTTATcttaataatatatgaatatatatGAAAATCAATCATCTGGATTTATTAAAAGAAGTAAATGGAAAACCAtttctcattttattatttttcttttgtattttttaaatgtaTCCTAATCTGACATTTATCTATATATGTATCAATTAATATAGGAGAGAAAAATTTCCTGATGGAATTCTATATACTTCACAAGATTCGCATTATTCAATATTcaaaattgcaagaatgtaccGAATGCAATGTGTCAAAGTTGGAACTTTGGTCTCCGGTGAAATTGATTGCGCTGAACTAAAAGCTTCATTACTTGCTCACAAGGACAAGCCAGCCATCATCAATCTTAACATAGGTAGGTCTTGGTTTAATCTTTGATATATTATCAAATGATACAAAAATGAAATCAATATATTTATgacaaaaaaattgttaatttcCCGAAGATCTAATTAATAGCATTGtgttgaatttaaaaataaactatatattatatgtgtgtatatatatataggtacAACAATGAAAGGAGCTGTTGATGACATTGATCTTGTAATACAAACATTGAAAAAAAATGGTTTCAGTCGTGATCGATTCTACATTCACTGTGATGGAGCTCTATTTGGTATCATACTCCCCTTTGTCAAACAAGTGAGTTACACTTAATTATTTACACTTAATTATATACATTATTTATATGCTactcattaaatattaatttagtcaattaatcttttttcaattatatattatatctcGAAAAAAGTAATTtatccaaaatcaattttttaattattattattattatttaatttatggtATGTAATCCATATGTGGAGTAATTACTTAGGATAATTCTAtcaataaattagtttaattatttatttaaaataaaaatgtttataaattatatatcttTATATCATTTGCGTGCATAATTATAATTAACGAAAAATTTCGGAGAACAAcaatttttagtaaaaaattgtcaaaatttattatatttgactttatttaatgtattatgcaataaataaatattaaataatataaatttagaatgttttggctgattttttttttttctctaacaCGATcgtataattaattatttgacaCTGGTTTAAAGCTAAGTCAGAGAGAGTTAATTAGTATAGCAATAAAATCAACATGTGAAAGAataatatttagttttttttgtgAGATATTTAACAAGACTCTCATTTCTTTAGTTGCGGTGGTTATGGACTTATATATGGTGACTAAATTACCTTAGTAATACTTTTTAACTGTTGCTAAACTgtataacttatatatatatttgattcaagttataataattttacaaaatatatcTAAGGAAAGAGAGTGTGGCTTTCtcaaaaataaatgaaatgaATCTCATTCCTGATTTTGTCCATCTTAAGAATGTATGGGTAATTGCACATATATGCTGTATGCAGGCACCAAAAATAAGTTTCAAGAAACCAATCGGAAGTGTGTGTGTTTCTGGACATAAATTCTTAGGATGCCCAATTCC
The genomic region above belongs to Arachis stenosperma cultivar V10309 chromosome 5, arast.V10309.gnm1.PFL2, whole genome shotgun sequence and contains:
- the LOC130983164 gene encoding serine decarboxylase 1-like; the encoded protein is MANQEVGKKVRMALTPPPHDATTNPFLLIRSISSSNNAMLSKEEEEEKENNNGEPHTNNLCAVINHYIHTLNHFNLRNLGYPLNQNFNYDALAPLLRFHLNNAGDPFLGSTVCLNSTSFEVSVLDWFANLWEIQNNKYWGYVTTGGTESNLHAILLGREKFPDGILYTSQDSHYSIFKIARMYRMQCVKVGTLVSGEIDCAELKASLLAHKDKPAIINLNIGTTMKGAVDDIDLVIQTLKKNGFSRDRFYIHCDGALFGIILPFVKQAPKISFKKPIGSVCVSGHKFLGCPIPCGVVITRKEYINTLCRDIEYIGSRDATITGSRSGHAPIFLWYAITKRGSLGLQKEAQTCIRNARYLHNRLREARIGAMLNEYSNIVVFEKPLDDEFSRRWSLACKGNIAHVVVMQHVTIEMLDLFVAEFLQKRSFWWFKDYGSSFQPRCIADEIGAANCSCSMHSLLS